A genome region from Solirubrobacter pauli includes the following:
- a CDS encoding 3-hydroxyacyl-CoA dehydrogenase family protein, whose product MSERLAIAGSGAIACGLAAVAATRGEVTVLARSDSSCERATAKVHSICERLGTAVNGNVTVSRDAHVLRDATFVVEAIVEDPHAKAAFWEDLDAHVAGDAILATTTSSLPVSDLAQASGHPERFVGLHVFNPVPKMDLVELAFPPEASPTTKQRARDLCTALGKTAVEVPDTPGFVVNRLLFPFLFEAVRLMERTELSAEAIDTCMQLGAGHPMGPLALLDLVGLDVSAAIGRTIDADVPATIDRLIAEGALGRKTGRGFHTY is encoded by the coding sequence GTGTCGGAGCGTCTGGCCATCGCAGGATCCGGAGCCATCGCATGCGGGCTGGCGGCCGTCGCCGCCACGCGGGGCGAGGTAACGGTGCTCGCGCGCTCCGACTCCTCGTGCGAGCGGGCGACCGCGAAGGTCCACTCGATCTGCGAGCGGCTGGGAACGGCGGTGAACGGCAACGTCACCGTCAGCCGGGACGCGCACGTCCTGCGCGACGCCACGTTCGTCGTCGAGGCGATCGTCGAGGACCCGCACGCCAAGGCCGCCTTCTGGGAAGACCTCGACGCCCACGTGGCCGGCGACGCGATCCTGGCCACCACCACCAGCAGCCTGCCGGTGAGCGACCTGGCGCAGGCGAGCGGCCACCCCGAGCGCTTCGTCGGCTTGCACGTCTTCAACCCCGTGCCGAAGATGGACCTCGTGGAGCTCGCGTTCCCGCCCGAGGCGAGCCCGACGACCAAGCAGCGGGCGCGCGACCTGTGCACGGCCCTCGGCAAGACCGCCGTCGAGGTGCCGGACACGCCCGGCTTCGTCGTCAACCGCCTGCTGTTCCCGTTCCTGTTCGAGGCCGTCCGCCTGATGGAGCGCACCGAGCTGAGCGCCGAGGCGATCGACACCTGCATGCAGCTCGGCGCCGGCCACCCGATGGGCCCGCTCGCCCTGCTGGACCTCGTCGGGCTGGACGTGAGCGCCGCGATCGGCCGCACGATCGACGCGGACGTCCCGGCGACCATCGACCGGTTGATCGCCGAAGGCGCGCTCGGCCGCAAGACCGGACGCGGTTTCCATACATATTGA
- a CDS encoding spore photoproduct lyase family protein — MSAVPADRLLQIDTIYLEPAATELARGQQVLARFPDARLVEVGSHWQIPELHGNAGNVADWNRIKRTHLVLGTLKSPRIRPNGRSSDFIAPSQANGCTMSCAYCYVPRRKGYANPITVFANIDQLLRATERHIARQGVKATPNQCDPRDWVYDIGENSDCSVDALISDNVRDYVELFARTDGAKASFATKAVNRELLDWDPRGGTRVRFSLMPRDLSRLLDVRTDPVGERIAAIDDFVAAGYEVHVNLSPVVVHEGWLEAWDELLGELDAGVGAAAKAQLAAEVIFLTHNEQLHEVNLGWHPRAEAVLWTPGTQERKRSQSGGLNVRYRSGWKGARVRELLALIERRTPWLRVRYAF; from the coding sequence ATGTCCGCTGTGCCGGCCGACCGGCTCCTCCAGATCGACACGATCTACCTCGAGCCCGCCGCCACCGAGCTCGCTCGTGGGCAGCAGGTGCTCGCACGGTTCCCGGACGCGCGGCTCGTCGAAGTCGGCTCGCACTGGCAGATCCCCGAGCTGCACGGCAACGCCGGCAACGTCGCCGACTGGAACCGGATCAAGCGGACGCATCTCGTCCTCGGGACGCTGAAGTCCCCGCGGATCCGGCCGAACGGGCGGTCGAGCGACTTCATCGCGCCGTCGCAGGCCAACGGGTGCACGATGAGCTGCGCCTACTGCTACGTGCCGCGGCGGAAGGGCTACGCGAACCCGATCACGGTCTTCGCGAACATCGACCAGCTGCTGCGGGCGACGGAGCGGCACATCGCCCGCCAGGGCGTGAAGGCGACGCCGAACCAGTGCGACCCGCGCGACTGGGTCTACGACATCGGCGAGAACTCCGACTGCTCCGTCGACGCGTTGATCTCCGACAACGTGCGCGACTACGTCGAGCTGTTCGCCCGGACGGACGGGGCGAAGGCGTCGTTCGCGACGAAGGCGGTCAACCGCGAGCTGCTCGACTGGGACCCGCGCGGCGGGACGCGGGTGCGCTTCTCGCTGATGCCGCGTGACCTGTCACGGCTGCTCGACGTCCGCACCGACCCGGTGGGCGAGCGGATCGCCGCGATCGACGACTTCGTGGCCGCGGGCTACGAGGTGCACGTGAACCTCTCGCCGGTCGTCGTGCACGAGGGCTGGCTCGAGGCCTGGGACGAGCTGCTCGGGGAGCTCGACGCGGGGGTGGGCGCCGCGGCGAAGGCGCAGCTCGCCGCCGAGGTCATCTTCCTCACGCACAACGAGCAGCTGCACGAGGTCAACCTCGGCTGGCACCCACGGGCGGAAGCGGTGCTGTGGACGCCCGGGACGCAGGAGCGCAAGCGCTCGCAGAGCGGCGGGCTCAACGTGCGCTACCGGTCGGGCTGGAAGGGCGCTCGCGTGCGCGAGCTGCTGGCCCTCATCGAGCGCCGCACCCCGTGGCTCCGCGTGCGATACGCGTTTTAA
- a CDS encoding FHA domain-containing protein produces the protein MEPLTLGSRTPEEHEERQAALDRGVPFLVFRDGDGRQRIFNLESASDSITVGRRYEADVSLPWDPEASRLHAELSYRAGEWTICDDGWSQNGTWVNGLRLAGRRRLADGDLVKIGRTIMGFHAPGSGGPGPTMVEAELSSTPRFSEQQQRILRALCRPLFADGDGFNPNSDLEVAEETGVDVDIVTQELDLLARLFGLEDMPRAERRAEVALLAVRSGLVGADEGGGTQA, from the coding sequence ATGGAGCCCTTGACGCTCGGAAGCCGGACACCTGAGGAACACGAGGAGCGCCAGGCCGCGCTCGATCGGGGAGTGCCGTTCCTGGTGTTCCGCGACGGCGACGGCCGCCAGCGGATCTTCAACCTCGAGTCCGCGTCCGACTCGATCACGGTCGGCCGCCGCTACGAGGCCGACGTCTCGCTGCCGTGGGACCCGGAGGCCTCGCGCCTGCACGCGGAGCTGTCCTACCGCGCCGGCGAGTGGACGATCTGCGACGACGGCTGGTCCCAGAACGGCACGTGGGTCAACGGCCTGCGGCTCGCCGGGCGCCGCCGGCTCGCGGACGGCGACCTCGTGAAGATCGGCCGGACGATCATGGGCTTCCACGCGCCGGGCAGCGGCGGCCCCGGCCCGACCATGGTCGAGGCCGAGCTGTCCTCCACACCGCGCTTCTCCGAGCAGCAGCAGCGCATCCTGCGCGCGCTCTGCCGGCCGCTGTTCGCCGACGGTGACGGCTTCAACCCGAACTCCGACCTCGAAGTGGCGGAGGAGACCGGGGTGGACGTCGACATCGTCACCCAGGAGCTGGACCTGCTCGCCCGCCTGTTCGGGCTCGAGGACATGCCGCGCGCCGAGCGCCGGGCGGAGGTCGCGCTGCTGGCCGTGCGCTCCGGCCTGGTCGGTGCCGACGAAGGTGGCGGCACCCAGGCGTAA
- a CDS encoding 4a-hydroxytetrahydrobiopterin dehydratase: MASDAVWRQEGESLVHDYEFEDFKAAVAFVNRVADVAEEANHHPDILVHGWNKVRLTLTTHSEGGLTDDDHRLAKRIDAL, encoded by the coding sequence ATGGCCTCAGACGCAGTATGGCGGCAGGAGGGCGAGTCGCTGGTCCACGACTACGAGTTCGAGGACTTCAAGGCGGCCGTCGCCTTCGTCAACCGCGTGGCCGACGTCGCCGAGGAGGCCAACCACCACCCGGACATCCTCGTCCACGGCTGGAACAAGGTGCGGTTGACGCTCACCACGCACTCCGAGGGTGGGCTCACCGACGACGACCACCGGCTGGCGAAGCGCATCGACGCTCTGTGA
- the xseA gene encoding exodeoxyribonuclease VII large subunit, whose translation MDGIPGSTLTGPFPVGQYAAALKDRLRGFTRVQVFGEVFGFKAGRAKVWFELRDASGALPCSMWREDFDKLKVGPLADGAQVVVAGGCDYYPGSRTASPSFSFSVTRLRVAGEGDLLAQLDQLRKRLHAEGLFEPQKALPRPRLPKVIGVVTGESGKARDDVLAGLRRRGWAGRVVWGFAPVQDRHAAPAITRKLQDLAACEEVEVIVVARGGGSLADLFAFCDETLCRTVALLRVPVISSVGHHTDRTLLDDVAAVACSTPTHAAETAVPVDCTAARAALAGSAARLHRQSRRAVLDRARTLARLSRAPGHHVARHRTRLHQQLRELRAATRRAITTGERGTQQRAAALTRKATAASFGAERAARRAQTDAATLDRASAAALERRRRDLDRILGTLAAHDPQRTLERGYALLEDEHGEPITTAAAAEAQQRLTIRLHDGRVHARPERATAAPDEPATATDEPMATDEPVATTDEPVAATDEPVAATDEPVATTDEPATAPDEPAAPGEPAALPDGLAPPDEAAPAPRRLKPATAAGRAAHEEEARLF comes from the coding sequence ATGGACGGCATTCCCGGCTCCACCCTCACGGGCCCGTTTCCGGTCGGCCAGTACGCGGCCGCCCTCAAGGACCGCCTGCGCGGCTTCACGCGCGTGCAGGTCTTCGGCGAGGTCTTCGGGTTCAAGGCGGGCCGCGCGAAGGTGTGGTTCGAGCTGCGGGACGCATCCGGCGCGCTGCCCTGCTCGATGTGGCGCGAGGACTTCGACAAGCTCAAGGTCGGGCCGCTCGCGGACGGCGCGCAGGTCGTCGTGGCGGGCGGGTGCGACTACTACCCGGGCTCACGCACGGCGTCGCCGTCGTTCTCGTTCTCGGTGACGCGGCTGCGGGTCGCGGGCGAGGGCGATCTGCTCGCGCAGTTGGACCAGCTCCGCAAGCGGCTGCACGCCGAGGGCCTGTTCGAGCCGCAGAAGGCGCTCCCGCGGCCACGACTGCCGAAGGTGATCGGCGTGGTCACGGGCGAGTCGGGCAAGGCGCGCGACGACGTCCTCGCCGGCCTGCGCCGCCGCGGTTGGGCCGGACGGGTCGTCTGGGGCTTCGCGCCCGTGCAGGACCGTCATGCCGCGCCGGCGATCACGCGCAAGCTCCAGGACCTCGCGGCGTGCGAGGAGGTCGAGGTGATCGTGGTCGCGCGCGGCGGCGGGTCGCTGGCCGACCTGTTCGCGTTCTGCGACGAGACCCTGTGCCGGACGGTCGCCCTGCTGCGCGTGCCGGTCATCTCGAGCGTCGGCCATCACACGGACCGCACGCTGCTCGACGACGTCGCCGCCGTCGCGTGCTCGACGCCGACCCACGCCGCCGAGACCGCCGTGCCGGTCGACTGCACCGCGGCCCGCGCCGCGCTGGCGGGCTCGGCCGCGCGCCTGCACCGCCAGAGCCGCCGCGCCGTGCTGGACCGCGCCCGCACGCTCGCGCGCCTGTCCCGCGCGCCGGGCCACCACGTCGCCCGCCACCGCACCCGCCTGCACCAGCAGCTGCGCGAGCTCCGCGCCGCCACCCGCCGCGCGATCACCACCGGCGAACGCGGCACCCAGCAACGCGCCGCCGCGCTGACCCGCAAGGCCACCGCTGCGTCGTTCGGCGCCGAACGCGCCGCCCGCCGCGCCCAGACGGACGCCGCGACGCTCGACCGCGCGTCCGCCGCCGCCCTGGAACGCCGCCGGCGGGACCTGGACCGGATCCTGGGCACGCTCGCCGCCCACGACCCGCAACGCACGCTCGAACGGGGCTACGCGCTCCTGGAGGACGAGCACGGGGAGCCGATCACGACGGCGGCCGCCGCAGAAGCCCAGCAGCGCCTCACGATCCGCCTCCACGACGGCCGTGTCCACGCGCGCCCGGAGCGCGCGACGGCCGCGCCGGACGAGCCCGCGACGGCGACGGACGAGCCGATGGCGACGGACGAGCCGGTGGCGACGACGGACGAGCCGGTGGCGGCGACGGACGAGCCGGTGGCGGCGACGGACGAGCCGGTGGCGACGACGGACGAGCCCGCGACGGCGCCCGACGAGCCGGCGGCGCCTGGCGAGCCCGCGGCGCTGCCCGACGGGCTCGCTCCGCCCGACGAGGCCGCGCCCGCCCCACGCCGGCTGAAGCCCGCCACGGCCGCCGGACGGGCCGCGCACGAGGAAGAGGCGCGGCTCTTCTAG
- the xseB gene encoding exodeoxyribonuclease VII small subunit, giving the protein MAAEETLTYETASTRLEAIIARLDSGEAGLRETLDLCREGRGLVEFCAAELEAVGQGLEELRLDELVARLEAA; this is encoded by the coding sequence ATGGCCGCCGAGGAGACGCTGACCTACGAGACCGCCAGCACCCGGCTGGAGGCGATCATCGCCCGCCTGGACTCCGGAGAGGCCGGGCTGCGCGAAACACTGGATTTGTGCCGGGAGGGCCGCGGGCTCGTGGAGTTCTGCGCCGCAGAGCTCGAAGCCGTCGGCCAGGGCCTCGAAGAGCTGCGCCTCGACGAGCTCGTCGCCCGCCTCGAAGCGGCTTAG
- a CDS encoding HD-GYP domain-containing protein has product MRRVKSGVNAPIYGVVRLIPSRKIRDGVELARDVVAGPPGTAPLLRAGVKLSARYADLLPKAGVGSVWIEDELGADIDIAEPLTPETRAKVHKATAGALSAAGTALRSGSGMPRDVVESLGDVASSMVNDLLDVPEAALALDDLNAFDDYTHKHSVQVTILGLLIARRVWQTEGWIDYRGRRRKDRIEDRLRKLGLGLLVHDVGKLAVPPEILNKPGRLTDPEMEIMKTHAMAGVELLRPADLSPLSLGVVRDHHERIDGSGYPEGLFGSQVQEFPRIAAVADVFDAVTSERVYKPAAPPHVGVRVIREGAGTQFCTEVVRHFRAVVMPYPVGHEVTLPDGRTGVVSGVSIDEPDAPTVRVLGPAGVEELTVDMTAEQAAA; this is encoded by the coding sequence GTGCGGCGGGTAAAGAGCGGCGTGAACGCGCCGATCTACGGGGTCGTGCGTTTGATCCCTTCCCGCAAGATCCGCGACGGCGTCGAGCTGGCGCGGGACGTGGTGGCCGGCCCTCCCGGGACGGCGCCGCTGTTGCGGGCCGGCGTCAAGCTGTCCGCGCGGTACGCGGATCTGCTCCCCAAGGCGGGGGTCGGCTCGGTCTGGATCGAGGACGAGCTGGGCGCGGACATCGACATCGCCGAGCCGCTCACGCCCGAGACGCGGGCAAAGGTCCACAAGGCGACGGCGGGCGCGCTCAGCGCGGCGGGCACCGCGCTGCGCTCCGGCTCGGGCATGCCGCGCGACGTCGTGGAGTCGCTGGGGGACGTCGCCTCCTCGATGGTCAACGACCTGCTGGACGTGCCCGAGGCCGCGCTCGCCCTCGACGACCTCAACGCCTTCGACGACTACACCCACAAGCACAGCGTCCAGGTGACGATCCTCGGGCTCCTGATCGCCCGCCGCGTGTGGCAGACCGAGGGCTGGATCGACTATCGCGGACGACGCCGCAAGGACCGGATCGAGGACCGCCTGCGCAAGCTCGGCCTCGGCCTGCTCGTCCACGACGTCGGCAAGCTCGCCGTGCCGCCGGAGATCCTCAACAAGCCCGGCCGCCTGACCGACCCGGAGATGGAGATCATGAAGACGCACGCGATGGCGGGCGTCGAGCTGCTCCGGCCGGCCGACCTCTCCCCGCTCTCGCTCGGCGTCGTCCGCGACCACCACGAGCGCATCGACGGCTCCGGCTACCCCGAGGGCCTGTTCGGCTCCCAGGTCCAGGAGTTCCCCCGCATCGCCGCCGTGGCCGACGTCTTCGACGCCGTGACCTCCGAGCGCGTGTACAAGCCGGCCGCGCCGCCGCACGTCGGCGTCCGCGTCATCCGCGAAGGCGCCGGCACCCAGTTCTGCACCGAGGTCGTCCGCCACTTCCGCGCGGTCGTCATGCCGTACCCCGTCGGCCACGAGGTCACCCTCCCCGACGGCCGCACCGGCGTCGTCTCGGGCGTCTCGATCGACGAGCCCGACGCACCCACGGTGCGCGTGCTGGGCCCGGCCGGCGTCGAAGAGCTCACCGTCGACATGACGGCCGAGCAGGCCGCGGCCTAG
- a CDS encoding acryloyl-CoA reductase produces the protein MRAFVAEKTDDDVTRGVRDDFELEGADGVVVDVEYSSVNYKDGLATIAKGQVARISPLVPGIDLAGRTADGQAVLAHGYGLGVSQHGGYAEQARVPSEWLVPLPDGLSARQAMAIGTAGYTAARCVMALEAAGLAPGAGPVLVTGASGGVGSTAVDILAARGYEVVASSGKDPAWLKALGASEVISREEAAGDASRPLEKTRWAGAVDCVGGAVLAGVVRALSYGGAVAACGNTGGVKLEATVLPFILRGVSLLGVDSVQTPIEARRETWARLATDLRPPHLDEAITREVGLDGLEDALSAVLRGELQGRTVVRVAV, from the coding sequence ATGCGGGCATTCGTTGCAGAGAAGACGGACGACGACGTCACGCGCGGGGTGCGTGACGACTTCGAGCTCGAAGGTGCGGACGGCGTCGTCGTCGACGTCGAGTACTCGAGCGTGAACTACAAGGACGGGCTGGCGACGATCGCCAAGGGGCAGGTGGCGCGGATCTCGCCGCTCGTGCCGGGCATCGACCTGGCGGGGCGCACGGCCGACGGCCAGGCCGTGCTCGCTCACGGGTACGGGCTGGGCGTCTCGCAACACGGCGGCTACGCCGAGCAGGCGCGGGTGCCGTCGGAGTGGCTCGTGCCGCTGCCGGACGGGCTGAGCGCGCGCCAGGCGATGGCGATCGGGACGGCCGGCTACACGGCGGCGCGCTGCGTGATGGCGCTGGAGGCGGCCGGGCTGGCGCCGGGCGCCGGGCCGGTGCTGGTGACGGGCGCGAGCGGCGGCGTCGGCTCCACGGCGGTCGACATCCTGGCGGCGCGCGGCTACGAGGTCGTCGCCTCGTCCGGCAAGGACCCGGCATGGCTGAAGGCGCTGGGCGCGTCCGAGGTCATCTCGCGCGAGGAGGCCGCGGGGGACGCCTCCCGGCCGCTGGAGAAGACGCGCTGGGCGGGCGCCGTGGACTGCGTGGGCGGCGCCGTGCTGGCGGGCGTCGTGCGGGCATTGAGCTACGGCGGCGCCGTGGCGGCGTGCGGCAACACCGGGGGCGTGAAGCTCGAGGCGACGGTCCTGCCGTTCATCCTGCGCGGCGTCTCGTTGCTCGGCGTGGACTCGGTGCAGACGCCGATCGAGGCGCGCCGGGAGACGTGGGCGCGGCTGGCGACGGACCTGCGCCCCCCGCACCTCGACGAGGCGATCACGCGCGAAGTCGGGCTGGACGGGCTAGAAGATGCGTTGAGCGCCGTGCTGCGCGGCGAGCTGCAGGGCCGGACCGTGGTCCGGGTCGCGGTCTAA
- a CDS encoding hemolysin family protein — protein MIALLLLAVLVLILLNAFFVAAEFALVRSRKAHLQTDADEGKKGAATAVNMMDDLSRYLSAAQVGITLTSLGLGFLGEPAIGSLIEDILGEDVPHWASTLVSVGLAYLITTSIHITLGEQVPKIYAIQKAEPVARWVARPLFVFTRVFSPFIGALNATSNGILRLVGVKTAGQLDEGESPEELRVLIQESVTGGKLDPGEAGMLTGVFHLHEQQARQVMTPAPAVITVDTSEDVETALRRCVASGHTRLVVTEDENKDRVKGIVHSNQLAQLLLTEGPQATLDGLVREVPIVPETKPLDDLLADLQRSRSSLAVVIDEYGRTAGIVTVEDIIEEVVGEIDDETDPQGGEVRRLANGDWFVRGHVAITDLIDYGLELPVDSDAYNSVGGFVFGELGRLPKRGDTVVHNGYSIRVESVRENRIEAVRIRDRHVPKAESNVQS, from the coding sequence ATGATCGCCCTGCTCCTGTTGGCGGTCCTGGTCCTCATCCTGCTCAACGCGTTCTTCGTGGCCGCCGAGTTCGCTCTCGTGCGCTCGCGCAAGGCCCACCTGCAGACGGACGCGGACGAGGGCAAGAAGGGCGCCGCGACCGCGGTGAACATGATGGACGACCTCTCGCGCTACCTGAGCGCGGCGCAGGTCGGCATCACGCTCACGTCGCTGGGCCTCGGCTTCCTCGGCGAGCCGGCGATCGGCTCGCTGATCGAGGACATCCTCGGCGAGGACGTGCCGCACTGGGCCTCGACGCTGGTGTCGGTCGGCCTCGCCTACCTGATCACCACGTCGATCCACATCACGCTTGGCGAGCAGGTGCCGAAGATCTACGCGATCCAGAAGGCCGAGCCCGTCGCCCGCTGGGTAGCCCGGCCGCTGTTCGTGTTCACGCGCGTGTTCTCGCCGTTCATCGGCGCCCTGAACGCCACCTCGAACGGGATCCTGCGGTTGGTCGGCGTCAAGACGGCGGGACAGCTCGACGAGGGCGAGTCGCCGGAGGAGCTGCGCGTGCTCATCCAGGAGTCCGTCACCGGCGGCAAGCTCGACCCGGGCGAGGCGGGCATGCTCACGGGCGTCTTCCACCTGCACGAGCAGCAGGCGCGGCAGGTCATGACGCCCGCGCCGGCCGTGATCACCGTGGACACGTCCGAGGACGTCGAGACCGCGCTGCGGCGCTGCGTGGCGTCCGGGCACACGCGCCTGGTCGTCACCGAGGACGAGAACAAGGACCGCGTGAAGGGCATCGTGCACTCGAACCAGCTCGCGCAGCTGCTGCTCACCGAGGGGCCGCAGGCGACGCTGGACGGGCTGGTGCGCGAGGTGCCGATCGTGCCCGAGACCAAGCCGCTGGACGACCTGCTCGCCGACCTGCAGCGCTCGCGCTCCTCGCTGGCGGTCGTGATCGACGAGTACGGCCGCACCGCCGGCATCGTCACCGTCGAGGACATCATCGAAGAGGTCGTCGGCGAGATCGACGACGAAACTGACCCTCAGGGCGGCGAAGTTCGCAGATTGGCCAACGGCGACTGGTTCGTCCGCGGCCACGTCGCGATCACCGACCTGATCGACTACGGGCTCGAGCTGCCGGTCGACTCGGACGCCTACAACAGCGTCGGCGGCTTCGTCTTCGGGGAGCTCGGACGGCTGCCGAAGCGCGGCGACACGGTGGTGCACAACGGCTACTCGATCCGCGTCGAGTCCGTCCGCGAGAACCGGATCGAGGCCGTTCGCATCCGCGATCGGCACGTTCCGAAGGCCGAGTCGAACGTCCAGTCTTGA